ACCTGGGCTATTACGTCCTTATCGCTATGGGCGGCAACCTATGTATTCGATGGCTTGCAATTTGATGACTCGGGAGCCTTAATTATTTCTGCTTTGGTTCTCGGACTGGCTAATGCCGTTATTCGCCCCTTGCTCATCGTATTTACTTTGCCGCTCACCATCTTGAGTCTTGGATTTTTCTTACTGGTGATCAACGCGCTAGTTCTAATGTTGGTTGCTCAGCTAGTGAATGGCTTCGTGCTCTCCGGATTTTGGACAGCCTTCTTTGCTAGCATTTTTATTGCCATTCTGAATGCCATGATTGGATCATTGTTTAGCATTAATCGCATCAAAATTGAGCGCATCCGTTAAACAGCCTGCCTTTGTGGTTGAGGTGCCATACACAACCTCACCCAAAATGACTCGATACGAGGGCCCGCTGATTGACCCAAATCCGGAACCTCGCTATTTGGATGCCAAGCGTCGTGAGCTTGACCTTCTTGGACCTGAGTTATTTGCCCAGAGTGATACTCCACAGACACG
This genomic window from Polynucleobacter sp. MWH-UH24A contains:
- a CDS encoding phage holin family protein, which codes for MTLFMLTWAITSLSLWAATYVFDGLQFDDSGALIISALVLGLANAVIRPLLIVFTLPLTILSLGFFLLVINALVLMLVAQLVNGFVLSGFWTAFFASIFIAILNAMIGSLFSINRIKIERIR